The Gracilimonas sediminicola sequence TGTTTCTTCGGTTTGTTCATCGAAATTGTTGCTGATCCTGAATACAATCTTTTTATCGTCTTCGAAAACAGAAGCATGTATAAACGCTCCCTCCCTCATGGTTTCCACTCCATGCTTGAACGCATTTTCAAGGGGCAATATCAACAGCAATGGCGCTATTGTTGCTTCCGTTTCCTCAGGTTTTTCGAATTTGATAACTACCTCTTTCTGATACCTGATTTTATGCAAATCGATATAGCGTTGCAGATACTCAATCTCTTCTTTCAGAGGCACTCTGTCTTTTTTCCCTTCATAGATGGTATAGCGCATCATATCCGACAGTTTCAGAATAACGTCCGGTGCCTTGTCAGATTGATGTACCACCAGCGAATAGAGATTGTTTAGCGTGTTGAAGAAAAAATGAGGGTTAACCTGACTTCTCAACAAGGCCAGTTCCGCTTTGGCTTTCTCGGCTTTCAGAGTTCGGAACCATTTCCATTGCTCATAAAACCAAAGCGTTAAAAGAACGGGAACCGGAAGTAAAAACAAGCTCAGTGCCCATACTTTATAAGTGCTTTCATACAATTCAAAGCTCCCCGTGAATAGCCTCGCGTATAAAAAGAATAGTGCCGACCCCCCGTATAAACCGACAATCAGCCATCGGTACTTTTGGAAAAATTCCGGTAGAATAAAATAGAATAGCATCAGCCAGAAAGAGATCATCAGCAAAATCATCAGTGGATTA is a genomic window containing:
- a CDS encoding sensor histidine kinase, which translates into the protein MKKDWTKYQAFVIGPAITYAMILFMEYIDLIRVPSGAWISNTLGFLFYAFFISLAIHKYLAKGGSLIRVGAGFGILAIVIFSIGYFTSNLQDNPLMILLMISFWLMLFYFILPEFFQKYRWLIVGLYGGSALFFLYARLFTGSFELYESTYKVWALSLFLLPVPVLLTLWFYEQWKWFRTLKAEKAKAELALLRSQVNPHFFFNTLNNLYSLVVHQSDKAPDVILKLSDMMRYTIYEGKKDRVPLKEEIEYLQRYIDLHKIRYQKEVVIKFEKPEETEATIAPLLLILPLENAFKHGVETMREGAFIHASVFEDDKKIVFRISNNFDEQTEETEKGIGLENLKKRLELLYPDQHKLEIEKEEGVFTVILELYES